The Nitrospirales bacterium genome includes a window with the following:
- a CDS encoding response regulator transcription factor, whose product MEASTPGILKPPIKILIVDDHEVVRLGIRNVLERVPGYQVVGQASCSEEALAYVKQNDPPDLILLDIRLPDQDGFLTCQKILTYHPSCRVLFLSSFVNPAFIQQAVIAGAYGYVLKAVGSKSLLESIAQVVRGESTLDPLALQEIFAWLRQGQGQGRQDLIEKLSEQERAILTLVSEGKTNKEIASHIHVSESTVKNYLGKIFEKLGVTRRAEAAAMVTKAMIDQDHLV is encoded by the coding sequence ATGGAAGCCAGTACTCCGGGAATTCTAAAACCTCCAATAAAGATTCTGATCGTTGACGATCATGAAGTGGTTCGCCTAGGGATACGTAATGTGCTCGAACGCGTACCGGGTTATCAGGTCGTCGGACAGGCGTCGTGTAGTGAAGAAGCATTAGCGTACGTGAAACAAAACGACCCGCCTGATCTCATCCTCTTAGACATTCGATTGCCGGATCAGGACGGGTTCCTGACGTGTCAAAAAATTTTAACTTACCACCCGAGTTGCCGCGTCTTGTTCTTGTCTTCTTTCGTCAACCCCGCATTCATCCAGCAGGCGGTGATTGCTGGAGCGTATGGGTATGTACTCAAAGCCGTCGGCTCGAAAAGCCTGCTGGAATCTATTGCACAGGTGGTGCGGGGTGAGAGTACGCTGGATCCACTCGCGCTTCAAGAGATATTCGCATGGCTCAGGCAGGGGCAGGGCCAGGGACGTCAAGATTTGATAGAAAAATTATCTGAACAAGAACGGGCGATCCTGACGCTTGTGTCGGAAGGAAAAACCAACAAGGAAATTGCCTCCCACATTCACGTCAGCGAGAGCACCGTCAAAAATTATCTTGGAAAAATTTTCGAAAAGCTTGGGGTCACGCGACGAGCCGAAGCAGCGGCCATGGTGACGAAAGCCATGATTGACCAGGATCATCTGGTGTAA
- a CDS encoding ATP-binding protein, whose translation MSIMFSDNPPSRIPSFLHTIVPAVGSTTSRYIFASLCLGQVILGLVLMPDSVGEVSVFAIIQIFMWAISPMLLNEWPVPRWPLDLFIAVAGVSLTSLFLYEKSSILLLLPSAWNLVLLSYMGRGILTASIIGGVVTTMVGSYIMIERGVPLIGSSYPIDRLLWALSMQLWTTLQLLIIFSYKKPQDLTRPSTLFRSFILPQNPLFQRVLSIGSTWLTAPVFPDESETQIAHRAYPIILLLIGTPLLALFIHWSLYRLILADVVFNLFIVCLGGLLLFLLRSGRVRLVTGILLAQLFTGTAFGCWVYGWLHPTALGFLLGDILIALHLAPRLALGAMLGISLLLLFATGSWAQHYGLLPQPNLNPAQSLGGSVIAMFNTLVILHAYHRRFQTTVQQSHTSAVNYQQVLADAPIGIVVLDHHLRVMYVNQAILRCFEISPQLVDRSWRRFEQRLLTLEGVSKAVTKCLNTGSPFTLDILTRRAVASDPLRLQVYGVGLEDGRGRNVGCQLMVVDLSELVQAEEQLQINMDNQEKIRRDLHDGILQALFAHGLQLEDLIQTVHDLEQRDFGARIQGGLLRLDQVIETLKSMIGEGDSSFEARHTFMRNLQSFCEIIEKVGDVKIDVHCPETLLATLTSQELEHVSMIAQEALSNVIQHAHASRVWVKLMVMDQGVVFEVRDDGSGFPDDTLRLLSRDKHRGHGLPNMEARAKAINARVDLDSTPEMGTSLRICFSASDQLRKVASH comes from the coding sequence ATGTCGATAATGTTTTCCGATAATCCGCCATCTCGCATTCCTTCTTTTCTGCACACGATTGTTCCTGCCGTAGGTTCAACCACCTCCCGGTATATTTTTGCCAGTCTTTGTCTGGGGCAAGTCATTCTTGGGCTGGTCTTGATGCCTGACTCTGTCGGAGAGGTGTCGGTATTCGCCATTATTCAGATATTCATGTGGGCCATCAGTCCGATGCTCCTCAATGAATGGCCTGTTCCACGCTGGCCTCTCGATCTCTTCATCGCTGTGGCTGGCGTCTCTCTCACAAGTCTCTTTTTGTACGAGAAGTCCAGTATTTTATTGTTGCTTCCCTCAGCGTGGAACCTGGTCCTGCTGAGCTACATGGGAAGAGGGATTCTCACGGCGAGTATCATCGGTGGAGTGGTGACCACGATGGTCGGCTCGTATATCATGATTGAACGTGGTGTGCCTCTCATTGGATCGTCCTACCCCATTGATCGTTTACTCTGGGCATTGAGCATGCAATTATGGACGACCCTTCAACTGCTCATCATTTTTTCATACAAGAAACCCCAAGATCTGACACGCCCATCAACCCTGTTCCGCTCATTCATCCTTCCCCAAAATCCTCTGTTCCAGAGGGTGCTCAGCATAGGGAGCACCTGGTTGACTGCCCCAGTTTTCCCTGATGAATCGGAAACCCAAATTGCACATCGAGCATATCCCATTATTCTTCTGCTCATCGGCACTCCACTGTTGGCGCTGTTCATTCATTGGTCTCTTTATAGGCTTATCCTGGCCGATGTCGTCTTTAACCTCTTCATAGTCTGTCTAGGGGGCTTGTTGTTGTTCTTGCTCAGGTCAGGACGGGTTCGGTTGGTGACCGGGATACTATTAGCTCAGCTGTTTACTGGAACGGCTTTTGGATGCTGGGTGTATGGATGGCTGCATCCGACGGCCCTAGGCTTTCTCTTGGGTGATATTCTGATCGCTCTTCACTTAGCGCCAAGGCTCGCTCTCGGAGCGATGTTGGGAATTTCCCTGCTTCTGTTGTTTGCCACGGGGAGTTGGGCGCAGCACTATGGGCTTTTACCACAGCCGAATCTAAATCCAGCCCAATCTCTTGGAGGGTCCGTCATCGCGATGTTTAATACCTTAGTGATCTTGCATGCGTACCACCGCAGGTTCCAAACAACGGTTCAGCAATCTCATACATCGGCCGTCAATTATCAACAAGTGCTGGCGGACGCTCCGATCGGGATAGTCGTTTTGGATCATCATCTACGCGTCATGTATGTCAACCAGGCGATTCTGCGCTGTTTTGAGATCAGTCCGCAATTGGTTGACCGTTCATGGAGACGCTTTGAACAGCGACTTTTGACGCTCGAAGGCGTTTCGAAGGCCGTGACGAAGTGTTTGAACACAGGTTCCCCCTTTACGCTGGACATTCTTACCCGTCGCGCAGTGGCGTCTGACCCCCTTCGTCTTCAAGTGTACGGAGTGGGGTTGGAGGATGGGAGGGGGCGAAATGTTGGCTGTCAATTAATGGTGGTAGATTTATCGGAGCTTGTGCAGGCAGAAGAGCAGTTACAGATCAACATGGACAATCAAGAGAAAATCAGACGGGACCTGCATGATGGTATTCTGCAAGCGCTCTTTGCACATGGTCTTCAATTGGAAGATCTCATCCAGACGGTCCACGATCTAGAACAGCGGGATTTCGGTGCGCGAATTCAGGGGGGGCTCCTGAGGCTGGATCAAGTGATTGAAACGCTGAAAAGTATGATTGGAGAAGGCGATTCATCGTTCGAAGCTCGCCATACGTTCATGAGGAACTTGCAGTCATTTTGTGAAATCATCGAGAAGGTGGGAGACGTGAAGATTGACGTTCATTGTCCGGAGACGTTGTTAGCGACATTAACGAGTCAAGAGTTAGAGCATGTATCCATGATCGCACAAGAAGCCTTGAGCAACGTGATACAGCACGCTCACGCTTCACGGGTGTGGGTAAAGTTGATGGTCATGGACCAAGGGGTCGTGTTTGAAGTGCGGGATGATGGATCTGGGTTTCCCGATGATACGCTGAGGCTTCTCTCGCGCGATAAACATCGAGGACACGGGTTACCAAACATGGAAGCACGAGCCAAGGCTATTAATGCCAGGGTAGATTTGGATTCGACGCCGGAGATGGGTACATCATTACGGATATGTTTCTCAGCGTCGGACCAATTGAGAAAAGTCGCTTCCCATTGA
- a CDS encoding PAS domain-containing protein, translating to MNILFSQLFNASPLSRQQIRRIQTIIVIYLLPATCQWLVGLMAGTEPGGLSSWLKWAYVVFDLSVFVLIYFEWVRVGLFLTLGSFCLLTIQMLSISSSSVLFLVPGATNVLLIAFLSYGVHLASLMAFLFVVLMAGDVAGNFSLLVYHHLHMPYYWGIVGLGVATNVLFLYCMRLWSPNIPILKVSFPVRYFERFNRIWKILSVLRKKKDSNNLLGVLPGPLRSSVDRQASQLLPILFVSLFNHLVMLWVGHYGQMFLPGEVVVHGIAIVFLLLIFLIVQKGRWVLIGTWGFVIYASSITLLLGWAFGVLNPVTMPYLMGSIVAIGLLTTWEKGFIIGGTLLGLVIMVMTVTGQSGALHISEFESVRGWAFTLCLLDLLLVVLHTHYRSIQQALKEREFFEVNYKQLLASAPLGIVVTMQDGSVVEANEAARQLLAVSSDPSFGSKFHLNARLQLGVDYALTQRASHVFEAVIPAHDFMSHRHLQVHCSPLFTGSKGVDRCQLMLVDCTELRDKERALQQQLSDRERINQYLDDGILLRLIQHAQSLRNLPIFFSWQAREVTILGLEKGLQEVETIMKDIRKVLSGLSIPTYQGERVGDEFQEAISHLSKRYNMSVHFERKSSFLNCLEGTLGGQIVELLREMLEWFRKEGLTHHMRVHLWDHEEFIAIEIEGYPTEPVLVPVPVSPDHACSNGQALGAIKQKTYRLHGVVIRDDLPDGGNILKVRFPLPRFHEMT from the coding sequence ATGAATATTCTATTTTCTCAGTTGTTCAATGCCTCTCCTCTGTCTCGTCAGCAGATTCGACGCATTCAAACGATTATTGTCATCTACCTTCTGCCGGCGACTTGTCAGTGGCTTGTTGGACTCATGGCTGGCACAGAACCCGGGGGGTTGTCCAGCTGGCTCAAGTGGGCGTATGTGGTGTTTGATCTGTCAGTTTTCGTCTTGATTTATTTCGAGTGGGTCCGGGTCGGGTTATTTTTGACGTTGGGTTCCTTTTGTCTTCTCACGATCCAGATGCTTTCGATTTCCTCGTCATCAGTCCTCTTTCTCGTGCCGGGCGCCACGAATGTCTTGTTAATCGCTTTCTTAAGCTATGGCGTCCATCTGGCCAGTCTGATGGCTTTTTTGTTTGTGGTTCTGATGGCAGGAGACGTTGCAGGGAATTTCTCTTTGCTCGTCTACCATCATCTTCATATGCCTTACTATTGGGGGATCGTGGGCTTAGGGGTGGCCACGAATGTGTTGTTCCTTTACTGCATGCGCCTCTGGTCTCCCAATATTCCGATCCTGAAAGTGTCTTTCCCCGTCAGATATTTCGAACGCTTCAATCGGATCTGGAAAATTCTCAGCGTTCTCCGTAAAAAGAAGGATTCAAACAACCTGTTGGGAGTGCTTCCAGGTCCCTTAAGGTCGAGCGTTGACCGGCAAGCGAGTCAGCTCTTACCCATACTCTTCGTCTCTCTTTTCAATCATCTTGTGATGTTGTGGGTCGGTCACTACGGGCAAATGTTCCTGCCGGGAGAAGTCGTTGTACATGGAATAGCCATTGTCTTTCTCTTGCTGATTTTCCTGATTGTACAAAAGGGCCGCTGGGTTCTTATCGGGACATGGGGATTCGTTATCTATGCCAGCAGCATCACGCTCCTTCTGGGGTGGGCATTTGGAGTCCTCAACCCTGTCACCATGCCCTATTTGATGGGATCGATCGTGGCCATTGGGCTACTCACGACATGGGAAAAGGGCTTTATCATCGGGGGAACCTTGTTAGGCTTGGTGATCATGGTCATGACGGTCACGGGACAATCGGGAGCGCTTCATATCAGTGAATTCGAGTCAGTGAGAGGGTGGGCGTTCACGCTCTGCCTTTTAGATCTCCTTCTCGTGGTTCTCCATACCCATTATCGTTCTATACAACAAGCGCTCAAGGAACGAGAGTTTTTTGAGGTTAATTATAAGCAACTCTTGGCGAGTGCCCCGCTGGGAATCGTCGTAACGATGCAGGATGGATCTGTGGTCGAAGCCAATGAGGCTGCCCGACAACTGCTGGCTGTTTCATCCGATCCTTCCTTTGGTTCAAAATTTCACCTGAATGCAAGGCTTCAGTTAGGGGTCGACTATGCGTTAACCCAACGGGCCTCCCATGTGTTTGAAGCCGTGATTCCTGCCCATGACTTTATGAGTCACCGCCATTTACAAGTCCATTGTTCTCCTCTCTTTACGGGTTCTAAGGGTGTGGATCGTTGTCAATTGATGTTAGTGGACTGTACAGAGCTGCGGGACAAGGAGCGAGCCTTGCAGCAGCAATTAAGTGATCGTGAGCGTATCAATCAATATTTGGATGATGGAATTTTACTACGCCTCATACAGCATGCCCAGTCCTTGAGAAATCTTCCGATTTTTTTCTCATGGCAAGCTCGTGAGGTAACGATTCTAGGTCTTGAGAAGGGCTTACAAGAGGTGGAAACCATCATGAAAGATATTCGAAAGGTCCTGTCAGGTCTCAGCATTCCAACGTATCAAGGTGAGCGAGTGGGCGACGAATTCCAAGAAGCCATCAGTCATCTTAGTAAACGGTACAACATGTCAGTGCACTTCGAGCGTAAGTCCTCCTTTTTGAATTGTCTTGAGGGAACCCTTGGCGGTCAAATCGTGGAGCTGCTTCGGGAAATGCTCGAATGGTTCCGGAAGGAAGGCCTGACACATCACATGCGGGTTCATCTGTGGGATCATGAAGAATTTATCGCGATCGAAATTGAGGGCTATCCTACCGAACCCGTTCTCGTTCCGGTGCCAGTCTCACCTGATCACGCCTGTTCAAACGGTCAGGCCCTCGGGGCGATCAAGCAGAAAACCTACCGGCTCCATGGAGTCGTGATTCGAGATGATTTGCCTGATGGAGGAAATATTCTGAAAGTACGGTTTCCACTTCCACGATTCCATGAGATGACATGA
- a CDS encoding TonB-dependent receptor produces MASQAFSSTYSGLFLSGFLFVSVPLWFVVPVSHAEEVSSKEEVQELPVTYVSGNRIEEDVEDVPIPISVLKEQDLVDRKVYRLEDLTLQLPNLFNAPESQRSVEFTFRGLGPSFFIGQSPVVLMVDGMPISQNQSLSLNLANVEQVEFLRGAQNTLFGQSAIGGVINVTTSKPTNEVKAHVEGYAGARNSYRGEAALSAPLVEDKLFLGLAYTHWRTDGFIQNTYPGTRKELNFERQDQFNLNLNWYPTARYSGRVFLIRDVIDSGQERAAAVGAIDHRVETVSHDIEGRSDFENNRIGVMQKYAMDKVEFSSMTSASTLNRRRLWDNDFGSGNSTDGRPLNLKYDTLTVTQELLAQSSKEQTVKWSVGGFFEYDNRDIDQAFPRSGATPPPGTPINLDTHLQSRTQTFLGALFGQARIPVTDQGGLTLGARGQMTHRDFKNLVFLGTFFPANPTTHAPSISRINTNNTWWAFMPRAMIDYHLTDQVLLWASYARGHLPGGYNFLDLSAGFFQTADRKFKSQKSNDFEVGLKSHWWDRRWIFNVNFFYIDSMDYQTLEFRPNGGIFSGNAGKVVSKGVEIESILKVTSWLTLDTAIGITNAEFKKYHVSFADNTGNYVQRTPSHTIHVGLQYRQSPFMARVDWNQVGTVFFDNENTFKQSPYNVVNIRVGYEREHWAAYVTVDNLMDTEYAIRAAFIDDPQGDVSWGNPRTIGGVLRLFFG; encoded by the coding sequence ATGGCGTCTCAAGCATTTTCATCAACGTACTCTGGGCTTTTCTTGAGCGGGTTTCTATTTGTATCCGTGCCTCTTTGGTTTGTTGTCCCTGTGAGTCATGCTGAAGAGGTTTCTTCGAAGGAAGAGGTTCAAGAATTGCCGGTCACCTACGTGAGCGGCAATAGAATTGAAGAAGACGTTGAGGATGTGCCGATTCCCATCAGCGTGTTGAAAGAACAGGACCTGGTGGACCGAAAGGTGTATCGGTTAGAGGACCTCACGCTTCAGCTTCCTAATTTGTTCAATGCTCCGGAGTCCCAACGAAGCGTGGAGTTCACGTTCCGTGGGCTGGGCCCTTCGTTTTTTATCGGTCAATCTCCGGTCGTGCTGATGGTTGATGGTATGCCAATCAGTCAAAATCAGTCCTTGAGCCTGAATCTCGCCAATGTGGAACAAGTTGAATTTCTTCGGGGTGCACAAAACACTCTGTTTGGACAGAGTGCGATCGGAGGTGTCATTAACGTCACGACGTCTAAGCCTACAAATGAAGTGAAAGCTCACGTGGAGGGGTATGCGGGGGCGCGGAATTCCTACCGGGGGGAAGCCGCGCTCTCGGCGCCACTGGTGGAGGATAAATTGTTCCTGGGACTGGCGTATACGCATTGGCGTACGGATGGGTTTATTCAAAACACGTATCCGGGGACCAGGAAAGAATTAAACTTTGAACGACAGGATCAATTCAATCTGAACCTCAATTGGTACCCCACGGCTCGATACTCTGGCCGGGTGTTCTTGATCAGAGATGTGATCGATTCCGGGCAGGAGCGGGCCGCGGCCGTCGGTGCGATTGATCATCGCGTCGAGACGGTCTCACACGATATCGAAGGCCGTTCAGACTTTGAAAATAATCGTATCGGTGTGATGCAGAAATATGCGATGGACAAGGTTGAGTTTTCTTCCATGACGAGCGCATCCACGCTCAATCGAAGACGATTATGGGACAATGATTTCGGGTCCGGCAATTCTACGGACGGACGTCCGTTGAATTTGAAGTATGATACGCTGACGGTGACCCAGGAGCTGCTGGCGCAATCCTCCAAGGAGCAAACCGTCAAATGGTCTGTGGGCGGATTTTTTGAGTATGATAACCGCGACATCGACCAGGCCTTTCCCCGTTCTGGCGCGACGCCGCCGCCAGGAACTCCCATCAATTTGGATACACATCTGCAATCCAGGACCCAAACGTTCCTGGGTGCCTTGTTCGGGCAAGCGCGAATTCCCGTGACGGATCAAGGCGGTTTAACGCTGGGCGCACGCGGCCAGATGACGCACCGGGATTTTAAGAACCTGGTATTCCTCGGAACGTTTTTCCCCGCGAACCCCACTACCCATGCGCCGAGTATTAGTCGAATCAATACGAATAATACCTGGTGGGCGTTCATGCCGCGAGCCATGATCGACTATCATCTGACTGATCAAGTTCTGCTGTGGGCCAGCTATGCGAGGGGCCACTTGCCGGGAGGGTATAACTTTCTCGATCTCAGCGCGGGGTTTTTTCAGACGGCAGACCGGAAATTCAAGTCTCAAAAGTCCAACGATTTCGAGGTGGGGCTTAAATCTCATTGGTGGGATCGTCGGTGGATCTTCAACGTCAATTTTTTCTATATCGACAGCATGGACTACCAAACGTTGGAGTTCCGACCCAATGGAGGGATTTTTTCCGGTAATGCCGGCAAGGTCGTTTCCAAGGGAGTGGAGATTGAAAGCATCTTGAAAGTGACGTCCTGGCTCACCCTCGATACCGCGATCGGGATCACCAATGCGGAATTTAAGAAATATCATGTTTCGTTCGCCGATAATACTGGAAATTATGTCCAGCGCACGCCCTCTCATACGATTCATGTGGGACTCCAGTATCGTCAGAGCCCGTTTATGGCTCGTGTCGATTGGAATCAAGTGGGGACGGTCTTCTTCGACAATGAAAACACGTTTAAGCAATCACCCTATAATGTAGTGAATATTCGCGTCGGGTATGAGCGGGAGCATTGGGCTGCATATGTGACGGTCGATAACCTGATGGATACCGAGTACGCCATTCGAGCGGCGTTCATTGATGATCCTCAGGGGGATGTCTCCTGGGGCAATCCCCGGACCATTGGCGGGGTGTTACGACTATTTTTTGGGTAA
- a CDS encoding response regulator transcription factor codes for MTSQLDSIDHMQGKALIVDDHLIFRQGLKEVISLRFPNLAFGDAGTAKEAWQIMQQEPFKLLFLDISLPDKSGLDFLHEVRAYGIKTPAIVLSCHPEEHFGLRVLKINSSSYLRKDCNPEELYECLRRMITGKKYVTNNIKMHLAEIITHPNQSKRHHLLSNREFEVLRLLAMGNTPKMIADKLYLSVKTVSTHRTKILQKLQLRTTAEIFRYTQHNNLFADINV; via the coding sequence ATGACGTCCCAACTTGACTCCATTGATCACATGCAGGGTAAAGCGTTAATCGTCGATGACCATTTAATTTTCAGGCAAGGTTTGAAGGAGGTCATCTCGCTGAGGTTTCCGAATTTGGCGTTTGGGGATGCTGGCACGGCGAAGGAAGCGTGGCAGATCATGCAACAGGAACCTTTCAAGCTGTTATTCTTGGATATCAGTTTGCCGGATAAATCAGGGTTGGATTTTTTGCATGAAGTAAGGGCATACGGTATTAAAACACCCGCGATTGTCCTCAGTTGTCATCCAGAAGAACACTTTGGTCTGCGAGTCTTAAAAATCAATTCTTCCTCGTATCTGAGGAAAGATTGCAACCCCGAGGAGTTGTATGAATGTCTGAGACGAATGATTACCGGGAAAAAGTACGTGACGAACAATATCAAAATGCACTTGGCCGAGATCATCACCCATCCAAATCAATCGAAACGACACCATTTATTGAGTAATCGGGAATTTGAAGTGTTACGTCTTCTGGCAATGGGGAATACCCCCAAAATGATCGCTGATAAGCTTTATTTGAGCGTGAAAACCGTAAGTACCCACCGTACAAAAATTCTGCAGAAGTTACAGTTGCGGACCACAGCTGAGATTTTTCGGTATACTCAGCACAATAATCTTTTCGCCGATATCAACGTTTAG
- a CDS encoding methyl-accepting chemotaxis protein yields the protein MKNVFATGLSWGITSKLVAMFVVFGVLPMGAVGVIAFDAADDMKDAIGMRVLSATLELSDKIDRNLFERYGDVQAFGYNEVLHQHSHWYDPTPQNPISQAMNKYAATYGIYDLMIVVDTKGKVIAANYTDSMGKPIHSRFLFEKNYSEAPWFKALAQREFTTKHPFTAPGNDTATGTYVEDAHLDPDVAKALGTDGYVLGFSAPVYDDAGEVIAYWSNRMGFGAVERMVQDSYENLKSLGFAGAELSLLDGSGRLLVDYDPVTSGALTITRDFTVLTKFNLAENGVEAAKAAVNGESGFRTAHHVRKKIDQVSGYTHSKGALGFPGMNWSLLIRIPSVEAAAESNALQMKVVITGIVCLSILLPLGWWVGRKGAQQVVALQKVAQRMTEGDYAVRVKLKSQDEIGRLGLSFNEMAGQIEDNIVKGREFEGKMAAISKAEMIIEFQLDGTIITANENFCQTMGYSLEEIKGQHHSMFADPEEAKSPAYHAFWAKLNRGEFDAGVYRRLGRGGKEVWLQASYNPILDANNKPYKVVKFASDITGQKKAQVEVERLIEAAAKGELEERIATEEFEGSSRELAENFNELLAAVDSPLREARTVLSAVANGDLSTLMIGQYQGQFDEIKNSVNEAIQNLRGIVQAVRDGAKNVSKASNELLDGNKNLSERTSTQASALEETSASMEEMTSTIKQNADNAKQANQLAAAAREVAEKGGTVTSNAVNAMDAINKSSKKIADITNVIDELAFQTNLLALNAAVEAARAGEQGRGFAVVASEVRNLAQRSATAAKEIKTLINESVQNVDDGSELVNQSGRQLEEIVGSVKRVTDIISEISAASQEQATGIEQINQSVVQMDQSVQQNAALVEHASSASQSLKQHAYELMERVASFKITEERTTSEHRHEGNMKSEPEHLDMNVERAGITFAKPSESTKSAAKPTPPLASVGKNGNDSAMLEDNFFQEF from the coding sequence ATGAAGAACGTCTTCGCTACAGGTTTGAGTTGGGGCATTACATCGAAATTAGTCGCCATGTTTGTCGTGTTCGGGGTATTGCCAATGGGTGCGGTAGGCGTTATTGCCTTCGATGCAGCGGATGATATGAAGGATGCGATCGGGATGCGAGTGTTGTCGGCAACATTAGAGTTGTCCGATAAAATCGATCGAAATCTCTTTGAACGCTATGGGGATGTCCAGGCTTTCGGGTACAACGAAGTTCTCCATCAGCATTCGCACTGGTATGACCCGACTCCCCAGAATCCTATCAGTCAAGCTATGAATAAATATGCCGCCACCTATGGGATTTACGATTTGATGATTGTGGTGGACACGAAGGGGAAGGTCATTGCGGCGAATTATACGGATTCGATGGGAAAGCCGATTCATAGCCGATTTCTATTCGAGAAGAACTATAGTGAGGCGCCATGGTTCAAGGCCTTGGCACAGAGAGAATTCACGACCAAGCATCCCTTTACGGCCCCGGGGAACGATACGGCCACAGGGACATATGTCGAAGATGCGCATCTCGATCCTGATGTGGCCAAAGCCTTGGGAACGGATGGGTATGTGTTAGGCTTTTCGGCGCCGGTGTATGATGACGCGGGAGAAGTGATCGCGTATTGGTCGAATCGCATGGGCTTTGGTGCGGTCGAACGAATGGTTCAGGATTCTTATGAAAATTTGAAGTCATTAGGGTTTGCGGGGGCTGAATTGAGTCTGCTGGATGGCAGTGGCCGACTCCTCGTGGACTATGATCCCGTGACATCGGGGGCCCTCACGATCACGAGGGACTTCACGGTGTTAACAAAGTTCAACTTGGCAGAAAATGGCGTGGAGGCCGCAAAAGCCGCGGTCAATGGAGAATCGGGATTTCGTACAGCGCACCATGTTCGGAAGAAGATCGATCAAGTGAGCGGATATACGCATTCGAAGGGTGCTCTCGGCTTCCCTGGCATGAATTGGTCATTACTGATTCGAATCCCGTCCGTCGAAGCGGCGGCCGAATCCAATGCGCTTCAGATGAAAGTGGTGATAACCGGTATCGTGTGTTTAAGCATACTCCTCCCGTTGGGCTGGTGGGTGGGCCGGAAGGGAGCTCAACAAGTGGTGGCTCTGCAAAAGGTCGCTCAACGCATGACAGAAGGGGATTATGCCGTACGCGTGAAATTGAAATCGCAAGATGAAATTGGACGATTGGGCTTATCTTTTAACGAAATGGCTGGGCAGATCGAGGACAATATCGTCAAAGGGCGAGAGTTTGAAGGCAAGATGGCCGCTATCAGCAAAGCGGAGATGATCATCGAGTTTCAGTTGGATGGGACGATCATCACGGCCAACGAGAATTTTTGCCAAACCATGGGGTACTCTCTCGAGGAGATTAAGGGGCAGCACCATTCTATGTTCGCAGATCCCGAGGAGGCAAAAAGCCCTGCGTATCACGCGTTCTGGGCAAAACTCAATCGTGGAGAATTCGATGCGGGCGTATACCGACGCCTAGGCCGAGGGGGAAAAGAAGTGTGGCTTCAAGCGTCGTATAATCCCATCCTGGACGCCAATAACAAGCCGTATAAGGTTGTCAAGTTCGCATCTGATATTACAGGGCAGAAAAAAGCCCAAGTTGAAGTTGAACGGTTGATAGAGGCCGCTGCGAAAGGGGAATTGGAAGAGCGCATCGCCACGGAGGAGTTTGAAGGATCCTCGCGAGAGCTGGCTGAAAATTTTAACGAATTGCTTGCCGCGGTGGATTCTCCGTTGAGAGAGGCCCGTACGGTGCTCTCGGCCGTTGCGAACGGAGACCTCAGTACGCTTATGATCGGGCAATACCAAGGCCAATTTGATGAGATCAAGAATAGTGTGAACGAGGCTATTCAGAATCTTCGAGGCATTGTCCAGGCAGTACGAGACGGCGCGAAAAATGTTTCCAAGGCCTCCAATGAACTGTTAGACGGCAATAAAAACCTATCAGAACGTACGTCTACCCAGGCCAGCGCATTAGAGGAAACCAGTGCTTCCATGGAGGAGATGACCTCCACGATCAAACAAAACGCGGATAACGCCAAACAGGCCAACCAACTGGCGGCAGCTGCCCGGGAAGTCGCTGAGAAAGGCGGCACCGTGACGAGTAACGCCGTGAATGCGATGGATGCCATCAACAAGAGCAGTAAGAAAATTGCCGACATTACGAACGTCATTGATGAACTCGCGTTTCAGACGAACCTCCTGGCATTGAATGCTGCAGTGGAAGCGGCCAGGGCGGGAGAGCAGGGCCGAGGGTTTGCTGTGGTGGCCTCGGAGGTCAGAAATCTCGCGCAACGTTCGGCGACTGCGGCGAAAGAGATCAAAACACTCATCAACGAATCGGTACAAAATGTCGACGATGGTAGCGAGTTAGTGAATCAATCAGGCCGCCAACTGGAAGAAATCGTCGGTTCAGTCAAACGTGTGACGGATATTATCTCAGAGATTAGCGCTGCATCACAGGAGCAAGCGACTGGGATCGAGCAAATCAACCAGTCAGTGGTGCAGATGGATCAAAGCGTTCAGCAAAATGCCGCGCTCGTAGAGCATGCTTCCTCGGCGTCGCAATCTCTCAAGCAGCATGCGTACGAACTTATGGAGAGAGTGGCATCTTTTAAGATTACTGAAGAACGAACCACATCGGAGCATCGTCATGAAGGCAACATGAAGTCGGAACCCGAGCACTTGGACATGAATGTTGAACGTGCCGGTATTACTTTCGCTAAGCCGTCTGAGTCGACCAAGAGCGCGGCCAAACCCACTCCGCCCTTAGCGAGTGTTGGTAAGAATGGGAACGATTCGGCGATGTTAGAAGATAACTTCTTTCAAGAATTCTAG